One window from the genome of Rhodopseudomonas sp. P2A-2r encodes:
- the rnc gene encoding ribonuclease III: MKDDSANLASPSSADDLTLPDAGTETAAVRKKRKNAAMKAAAAQIETRIGYTFKDPLLLATAFTHVSALKSQRSRADSYQRLEFLGDHVLGLVVSDMLYRAFPQADEGELSKRLAELVRKEACADVARTLDLLDGIKLGAVGAGAGARLRKSVLGDICEAVIGAIFLDGGYPAADSFVQRNWLERMRKPARPLRDSKTVLQEWAQGKGLPTPVYREVERSGPHHDPQFRVAVDLPGLAPAEGVGGSKRAAEKLAASAMLAREGVSSDNNDG; this comes from the coding sequence ATGAAAGACGACTCCGCCAACCTCGCGTCCCCCTCGAGTGCCGACGACCTGACCTTGCCTGACGCCGGCACGGAGACGGCTGCCGTGCGCAAGAAGCGCAAGAATGCCGCCATGAAGGCTGCCGCGGCGCAGATCGAGACGCGGATCGGCTACACATTCAAGGACCCGCTGCTGCTGGCCACCGCCTTCACCCATGTGTCGGCGCTGAAGTCGCAGCGTAGCCGCGCGGACAGCTACCAGCGCCTCGAATTCCTCGGCGACCACGTGCTCGGTCTGGTGGTGTCCGACATGCTGTACCGCGCCTTTCCGCAAGCGGACGAGGGCGAACTGTCGAAGCGGCTAGCCGAACTGGTGCGCAAGGAAGCCTGCGCCGACGTGGCGCGCACGCTTGACCTGCTCGACGGCATCAAGCTCGGCGCGGTCGGGGCGGGCGCCGGCGCGCGGCTTCGCAAGTCGGTGCTCGGCGATATCTGCGAGGCGGTGATCGGCGCCATCTTCCTCGATGGCGGTTACCCCGCCGCGGACAGTTTCGTGCAGCGCAACTGGCTGGAGCGCATGCGCAAGCCGGCGCGCCCGTTGCGCGATTCCAAGACCGTGCTGCAGGAGTGGGCCCAGGGCAAGGGACTGCCGACGCCGGTCTATCGCGAGGTCGAGCGCTCCGGCCCGCATCACGATCCGCAATTCCGTGTCGCCGTCGACCTGCCGGGCCTGGCGCCCGCGGAAGGCGTCGGCGGCAGCAAGCGCGCGGCCGAGAAGCTCGCCGCGTCCGCCATGCTGGCGCGCGAAGGCGTCAGCAGCGACAACAATGATGGATGA
- the lepB gene encoding signal peptidase I translates to MSVTSGTKTESGVGETIRVVINALLIALVIRTFLFQPFNIPSGSMKATLLVGDYLFVSKYSYGYSHYSIPLSPPIFSGRIFGSEPARGDVVVFRLPKDDSTDYIKRVIGLPGDRIQMKEGLLYINEKPVQRERLSDFVGEDPCGSDATARVKRWKETLPNGVTYESLDCVDNGFYDNTNVYTVPPGNFFMMGDNRDNSTDNRVLSAVGYVPFENIVGRAQMIFFSIAEGEHAWQIWRWPTAVRWGRIFSIVR, encoded by the coding sequence ATGAGCGTGACATCCGGAACCAAGACTGAAAGCGGCGTCGGCGAAACCATCCGCGTCGTCATCAATGCGCTGTTGATCGCGCTGGTGATCCGGACCTTCCTGTTCCAGCCGTTCAACATCCCGTCGGGCTCGATGAAGGCCACCCTGCTGGTGGGCGACTACCTGTTCGTGTCGAAATATTCCTATGGCTACAGCCACTATTCGATCCCGCTGTCGCCGCCGATCTTCTCCGGCCGCATCTTCGGCTCGGAGCCGGCGCGCGGCGACGTCGTGGTGTTCCGGCTGCCGAAGGATGACAGCACCGATTACATCAAGCGCGTGATCGGGCTGCCGGGCGACCGCATCCAGATGAAGGAAGGGCTGCTCTACATCAATGAGAAGCCGGTGCAGCGCGAGCGCCTGTCGGATTTCGTCGGTGAGGATCCCTGCGGCTCCGACGCCACCGCGCGGGTCAAGCGCTGGAAGGAGACGCTGCCTAACGGTGTCACCTACGAGTCGCTCGATTGCGTCGACAACGGCTTCTACGACAACACCAACGTCTACACCGTGCCGCCCGGCAACTTCTTCATGATGGGCGACAACCGCGACAACTCCACCGACAACCGCGTGCTGTCCGCGGTGGGCTACGTGCCGTTCGAGAACATCGTCGGGCGCGCGCAGATGATTTTCTTCTCGATCGCCGAGGGCGAACATGCCTGGCAGATCTGGCGCTGGCCGACCGCCGTTCGCTGGGGTCGCATCTTTTCCATTGTGCGATGA